The following are encoded together in the Streptomyces sp. NBC_01465 genome:
- the nuoE gene encoding NADH-quinone oxidoreductase subunit NuoE: MTDVSLGMPQLPAPAYPAEVQARLEADAKEVVARYPDSRSALLPLLHLVQSEEGYVTRTGVRFCAEQLGLTTAEVTAVSTFYSMYRRKPSGDYQVGVCTNTLCAVMGGDAIFEELKEHLGVGNNETTEDGKVTLEHIECNAACDFAPVVMVNWEFFDNQTPDSAKQLVDDLQAGRPVAPTRGAPLCTYKETARILAGFPDERPGAVEATGGAGPASLIGLRLAKGEAPVPRVVHPRDETPGAAATEEGE, encoded by the coding sequence ATGACGGATGTCTCACTGGGCATGCCCCAACTTCCCGCCCCCGCCTATCCGGCCGAGGTCCAGGCCCGCCTGGAGGCGGACGCCAAGGAAGTCGTCGCCCGCTATCCCGACAGCCGCAGTGCCCTGCTGCCGTTGCTGCACCTCGTGCAGTCGGAGGAGGGGTACGTCACCCGGACCGGTGTCCGGTTCTGTGCCGAGCAGCTCGGCCTGACCACCGCAGAGGTCACCGCCGTCTCCACCTTCTACTCCATGTACCGCCGGAAGCCCTCCGGGGACTACCAGGTGGGGGTCTGCACCAACACCCTCTGTGCGGTCATGGGCGGCGACGCGATCTTCGAGGAGCTCAAGGAGCACCTCGGCGTCGGCAACAACGAGACGACAGAGGACGGCAAGGTCACGCTGGAGCACATCGAGTGCAACGCGGCCTGCGACTTCGCGCCGGTGGTGATGGTCAACTGGGAGTTCTTCGACAACCAGACCCCCGACTCGGCCAAGCAGCTCGTCGACGACCTGCAGGCGGGCCGTCCGGTCGCACCCACCCGCGGTGCTCCCCTCTGTACGTACAAGGAGACCGCCCGCATCCTGGCCGGCTTCCCCGACGAGCGCCCCGGCGCCGTCGAGGCGACCGGCGGCGCGGGCCCCGCCTCGCTCATCGGGCTGCGCCTGGCCAAGGGCGAGGCTCCGGTTCCGCGCGTGGTGCACCCGCGCGACGAGACACCGGGCGCCGCAGCCACCGAGGAGGGGGAGTGA
- a CDS encoding NADH-quinone oxidoreductase subunit D encodes MTTSHASEASARETTEGTVYTVTGGDWDEVVQSAAKADDERIVVNMGPQHPSTHGVLRLILEIDGETVTEARCGIGYLHTGIEKNLEFRNWTQGTTFVTRMDYLTPFFNETAYCLGVEKLLGITDDIPDRASIIRVLLMELNRLSSHLVCIATGGMELGATTIMIYGFRDRELILDIFELITGLRMNHAFVRPGGLAQDLPPGAVDQLREFVKTMRKNLPEYDKLATGNPIFKARMQDVGYLDLAGAMALGATGPVLRSAGLPHDLRKTDPYCGYETYDFEVPTADTCDSYGRFLIRLEEMRQSLGIVEQCLDRLEPGPVMVADKKIAWPAQLALGPDGLGNSLDHIKQIMGTSMESLIHHFKLVTEGFRVPAGQAYAAVESPKGELGVHVVSDGGTRPYRVHFRDPSFTNLQAMAAMCEGGQVADVIVAVASIDPVMGGVDR; translated from the coding sequence ATGACCACTTCACACGCCTCCGAGGCTTCCGCCCGCGAGACGACCGAGGGGACTGTATATACAGTCACCGGCGGCGACTGGGACGAGGTCGTCCAGTCCGCCGCCAAGGCCGACGACGAGCGCATCGTCGTCAACATGGGCCCCCAGCACCCGTCCACGCACGGCGTGCTCCGCCTGATCCTGGAGATCGACGGCGAGACCGTCACCGAGGCCCGCTGCGGCATCGGCTACCTCCACACCGGCATCGAGAAGAACCTCGAATTCCGGAACTGGACTCAGGGCACCACGTTCGTCACGCGCATGGACTATCTGACGCCCTTCTTCAACGAGACGGCCTACTGTCTCGGCGTCGAGAAGCTCCTCGGCATCACCGACGACATCCCCGACCGGGCGTCGATCATCCGAGTGCTCCTCATGGAGCTCAACCGGCTCTCCTCCCATCTGGTGTGCATCGCCACCGGCGGCATGGAGCTCGGCGCGACGACGATCATGATCTACGGGTTCAGGGACCGGGAACTGATCCTCGACATCTTCGAGCTGATCACCGGCCTGCGCATGAACCACGCCTTCGTCCGTCCCGGCGGACTGGCCCAGGACCTGCCCCCGGGCGCCGTGGACCAGCTGCGCGAGTTCGTGAAGACGATGCGCAAGAACCTCCCGGAGTACGACAAGCTCGCCACCGGGAACCCGATCTTCAAGGCCCGTATGCAGGACGTCGGCTATCTCGACCTGGCCGGCGCGATGGCGCTGGGCGCGACCGGACCCGTCCTGCGCTCGGCGGGGCTCCCGCACGACCTGCGCAAGACGGACCCGTACTGCGGATACGAGACCTACGACTTCGAGGTCCCGACCGCCGACACCTGCGACTCCTACGGCCGCTTCCTCATCCGTCTCGAGGAGATGCGCCAGTCGCTGGGCATCGTCGAGCAGTGCCTGGACCGGCTCGAGCCCGGCCCGGTCATGGTCGCCGACAAGAAGATCGCCTGGCCCGCGCAGCTCGCGCTCGGCCCCGACGGGCTCGGCAACTCCCTCGATCACATCAAGCAGATCATGGGCACCTCCATGGAGTCCCTGATCCATCACTTCAAGCTGGTGACCGAGGGCTTCCGGGTCCCCGCCGGACAGGCCTACGCAGCGGTCGAGTCGCCCAAGGGCGAACTCGGCGTGCATGTCGTCTCCGACGGCGGCACCCGCCCCTACCGGGTCCACTTCCGCGACCCGTCCTTCACCAATCTGCAGGCCATGGCGGCGATGTGCGAGGGCGGCCAGGTCGCCGACGTCATCGTCGCCGTCGCCTCCATCGACCCTGTGATGGGAGGCGTCGACCGGTAA
- a CDS encoding NADH-quinone oxidoreductase subunit C translates to MTDAPEQNANGVPAQREDTREVIRVRKGMFGANNGGDTSGYGGLVRTVTLPGATSRPYGSYFDEVADELEGALEEQGLVPENAIEKTVVDRGELTFHIAREHLLTVARTLRDDPALRFELCTGVSGVHFLEDKGRELHAVYHLRSITHGRLIRIEVSAPDTDPHVPSLVAVYPTNDWHERETYDFFGLVFDGHPALTRIMMPDDWQGHPQRKDYPLGGIAVEYKGAQIPAPDQRRSYS, encoded by the coding sequence ATGACCGACGCACCTGAGCAGAACGCCAACGGCGTCCCGGCCCAGCGCGAGGACACCCGCGAGGTCATCCGCGTACGGAAGGGGATGTTCGGCGCCAACAACGGCGGCGACACCTCCGGCTACGGCGGCCTCGTCCGGACCGTGACCCTGCCCGGGGCCACCTCCCGGCCCTACGGCTCCTACTTCGACGAGGTCGCCGACGAACTCGAAGGCGCCCTCGAAGAACAGGGACTCGTCCCCGAGAACGCCATCGAGAAGACGGTCGTCGACCGCGGCGAGCTCACCTTCCACATCGCGCGCGAGCACCTGTTGACCGTGGCACGGACCCTGCGCGACGACCCGGCCCTGCGCTTCGAGCTCTGTACGGGCGTCTCCGGCGTCCACTTCCTCGAGGACAAGGGCCGCGAGCTGCACGCGGTCTACCACCTGCGCTCGATCACCCACGGCCGGCTGATCCGTATCGAGGTCTCCGCCCCGGACACGGACCCGCACGTCCCGTCCCTCGTCGCGGTCTACCCGACCAACGACTGGCACGAGCGCGAGACCTACGACTTCTTCGGTCTGGTCTTCGACGGACACCCCGCCCTCACCCGGATCATGATGCCGGACGACTGGCAGGGCCACCCGCAGCGCAAGGACTACCCCCTGGGCGGTATCGCCGTCGAGTACAAGGGCGCCCAGATCCCGGCTCCGGACCAGCGGAGGTCGTACAGCTGA
- a CDS encoding NuoB/complex I 20 kDa subunit family protein, with the protein MGLEEKLPSGFLLTTVEQAAGWVRKSSVFPATFGLACCAIEMMTTGAGRYDLARFGMEVFRGSPRQADLMIVAGRVSQKMAPVLRQVYDQMPNPKWVISMGVCASSGGMFNNYAIVQGVDHIVPVDIYLPGCPPRPEMLIDAILKLHQKIQGSKLGVNQVEAAREAEEAALKALPTIEMKGLLR; encoded by the coding sequence ATGGGACTCGAAGAGAAGCTGCCGAGCGGTTTCCTGCTGACCACTGTCGAACAGGCCGCCGGCTGGGTACGGAAGTCCTCCGTCTTCCCCGCCACCTTCGGCCTGGCCTGCTGCGCCATCGAGATGATGACGACGGGCGCCGGGCGGTACGACCTCGCCCGCTTCGGCATGGAGGTCTTCCGGGGATCGCCGCGACAGGCGGACCTGATGATCGTGGCAGGGCGGGTCAGCCAGAAGATGGCGCCCGTCCTGCGGCAGGTCTACGACCAGATGCCGAATCCCAAGTGGGTTATCTCCATGGGGGTTTGTGCATCTTCGGGCGGTATGTTCAACAATTACGCAATTGTTCAGGGTGTTGACCACATTGTCCCAGTAGATATCTATTTGCCCGGTTGCCCGCCGCGTCCCGAGATGCTGATCGACGCGATCCTCAAGCTCCACCAGAAGATCCAGGGCTCCAAGCTCGGGGTCAATCAGGTGGAGGCGGCCCGCGAGGCGGAGGAAGCGGCCCTCAAGGCGCTCCCGACGATCGAGATGAAGGGGCTGCTGCGATGA
- a CDS encoding NADH-quinone oxidoreductase subunit A yields the protein MNAYAPILVLGALGAGFAIFSVVMATLIGPKRYNRAKLEAYECGIEPTPTPAGGGRFPIKYYLTAMLFIVFDIEIVFLYPWAVTFDSLGIFGLVEMLLFVLTVFVAYAYVWRRGGLEWD from the coding sequence GTGAACGCCTATGCGCCCATCCTCGTGCTCGGCGCCCTCGGGGCAGGGTTTGCGATCTTCTCCGTGGTCATGGCCACGCTAATCGGCCCCAAGCGGTACAACCGGGCAAAGCTCGAGGCGTACGAGTGCGGCATCGAGCCGACGCCAACACCGGCCGGAGGCGGCCGCTTTCCCATCAAGTACTACCTGACGGCGATGCTCTTCATCGTCTTCGACATCGAGATCGTCTTCCTCTACCCCTGGGCGGTCACCTTCGACTCCCTGGGGATTTTCGGGCTCGTGGAGATGCTGCTCTTCGTGCTCACCGTCTTCGTCGCCTATGCGTATGTATGGCGGCGCGGCGGTCTGGAATGGGACTGA
- a CDS encoding C40 family peptidase produces MSHTAHIPSHRKPRRNAAKAAVRAGVTGGVLSAIAVAGAAIPANAAETANETTATMPVITTGLAATGSTASALTADATQQAAEELQQQAQQDAAAQSAAKDAKKAKDVADAKAKAAAKKKAEAEAKAKAEAEERASRSTARTTLSASSSSSSSSSASSSSSSTATGSAATIVSFVKSHIGDAYVMGATGSSSWDCSGLVQAAYASIGVDLPRVSQDQSTSGTQVSLSNLQPGDILYWGSAGSAYHVAIYVGGGNFVGAQNSSTGVVERPLDYDQPTGAVRVL; encoded by the coding sequence ATGTCCCACACCGCTCACATACCCAGCCACCGGAAGCCCCGCCGAAACGCAGCGAAGGCAGCGGTCCGCGCCGGAGTTACCGGTGGCGTCCTCAGTGCCATCGCCGTAGCCGGCGCCGCCATCCCCGCGAACGCGGCGGAGACGGCGAACGAGACCACCGCCACGATGCCCGTCATCACCACCGGTCTCGCCGCCACCGGCTCCACCGCCAGCGCGCTGACCGCCGACGCCACCCAGCAGGCCGCCGAGGAGCTCCAGCAGCAGGCCCAGCAGGATGCGGCAGCCCAGAGCGCGGCCAAGGACGCCAAGAAGGCCAAGGACGTCGCAGACGCCAAGGCAAAGGCCGCGGCCAAGAAGAAGGCCGAAGCCGAGGCCAAGGCGAAGGCGGAGGCCGAGGAGCGCGCCTCGCGCTCCACGGCGCGCACCACGCTCTCCGCCTCCAGCTCGTCCTCGTCGTCCTCCTCCGCGTCCTCCAGCAGCTCCTCGACGGCGACCGGCTCCGCGGCCACCATCGTCAGCTTCGTGAAGTCGCACATCGGCGACGCGTACGTCATGGGCGCCACCGGCTCCAGCTCCTGGGACTGCTCGGGCCTCGTCCAGGCCGCGTACGCCTCCATCGGCGTCGACCTGCCGCGCGTTTCGCAGGACCAGTCGACCTCGGGCACCCAGGTCTCGCTGTCCAACCTGCAGCCCGGCGACATCCTCTACTGGGGTTCGGCCGGCAGCGCCTACCACGTCGCGATCTACGTCGGCGGCGGCAACTTCGTCGGTGCGCAGAACTCCAGCACCGGTGTGGTCGAGCGCCCGCTGGACTACGACCAGCCCACCGGCGCGGTCCGCGTTCTCTGA
- a CDS encoding geranylgeranyl reductase family protein, with product MTEPLSEHTADVIVVGAGPAGSTTAYYLAKAGLDVLLLEKTAFPREKVCGDGLTPRATKQLVAMGIDISEEAGWLRNKGLRIIGGGVRLQLDWPDLASFPDYGLVRKRDDFDEQLARQAQKAGARLHERCNVGAPIIDDRTGRIIGVNAKLGEEKTPVTFHAPLVVAADGNSTRLSVAMGLHRREDRPMGVAVRTYFTSPRHDDDYLESWLELWDRRGAQDRLLPGYGWIFGMGDGTSNVGLGILDSSSAFKELDWREVLKAWCASMPEDWGYVPENMTMPIRGAALPMAFNRQPHYTKGLLLVGDAGGLVNPFNGEGIAYAMESGQIAADVIVQAHARATDAQRELALQNYPKVLKETYGGYYTLGRAFVKLIGNPKVMKIAAQRGLTHPVLMKFTLKMLANLTDPTGGDAADRIINGLSRVAPKA from the coding sequence GTGACCGAGCCCCTCTCCGAACACACCGCAGATGTGATCGTCGTCGGGGCAGGCCCAGCCGGCTCCACGACCGCGTACTACCTGGCGAAGGCCGGCCTCGACGTCCTTCTCCTGGAGAAGACCGCGTTCCCGCGCGAGAAGGTCTGCGGCGACGGCCTCACACCGCGCGCCACCAAGCAGCTCGTCGCGATGGGGATCGACATCTCCGAGGAAGCGGGCTGGCTGCGCAACAAGGGCCTGCGCATCATCGGCGGGGGAGTGCGCCTCCAGCTGGACTGGCCGGATCTCGCCTCGTTCCCCGACTACGGACTCGTGCGCAAGCGCGACGACTTCGACGAGCAGCTGGCCCGCCAGGCGCAGAAGGCCGGCGCCCGCCTGCACGAGCGCTGCAACGTCGGCGCCCCGATCATCGACGACCGCACGGGCCGCATCATCGGCGTGAACGCCAAGCTCGGCGAGGAGAAGACCCCGGTCACCTTCCACGCCCCGCTCGTGGTCGCCGCGGACGGCAACTCCACGCGCCTGTCGGTCGCGATGGGGCTGCACCGGCGCGAGGACCGGCCGATGGGCGTCGCGGTCCGTACGTACTTCACCTCGCCCCGCCACGACGACGACTACCTGGAGTCCTGGCTGGAGCTGTGGGACCGGCGCGGTGCGCAGGACCGGCTGCTGCCCGGCTACGGCTGGATCTTCGGCATGGGCGACGGCACGTCCAACGTCGGGCTCGGCATCCTCGACTCCTCGTCCGCCTTCAAGGAGCTGGACTGGCGCGAGGTGCTGAAGGCGTGGTGCGCGTCGATGCCGGAGGACTGGGGTTACGTACCCGAGAACATGACGATGCCGATCCGCGGCGCCGCCCTCCCGATGGCCTTCAACCGCCAGCCGCACTACACGAAGGGCCTGCTCCTCGTCGGTGACGCGGGTGGCCTGGTGAACCCCTTCAACGGCGAAGGCATCGCGTACGCCATGGAGTCCGGCCAGATCGCGGCCGACGTCATCGTCCAGGCGCACGCCCGCGCGACGGACGCCCAGCGCGAACTGGCCCTGCAGAACTACCCGAAGGTCCTCAAGGAGACCTACGGCGGGTACTACACGCTGGGCCGCGCCTTCGTGAAGCTGATCGGCAACCCGAAGGTCATGAAGATCGCGGCACAGCGCGGTCTGACGCACCCGGTGTTGATGAAGTTCACGCTGAAGATGCTGGCGAACCTGACGGACCCGACGGGCGGCGACGCGGCGGACCGGATCATCAACGGCCTCTCGCGGGTGGCCCCGAAGGCCTGA
- a CDS encoding GNAT family N-acetyltransferase, whose product MTEPAALPAVALRVPTDEDAVAWHRVFADPEVMEFHGGRAAELSVYEELTARQRRHDAEHGFCLWTLVDADGQVMGFTGAQPWPREDFGPVGEIEIGWRLGRQYWGKGYVTAAARTTLERVRASGVGVVHAMVNARNERSIAVTRRLGMELAETFTLPRSMEQGNRYRLDL is encoded by the coding sequence GTGACCGAGCCTGCTGCTCTGCCTGCCGTTGCGCTGCGTGTGCCGACGGACGAGGACGCCGTCGCCTGGCACCGCGTCTTCGCCGACCCGGAGGTGATGGAGTTCCACGGCGGGAGGGCCGCCGAGCTGTCCGTCTACGAGGAGTTGACCGCCCGCCAGCGCCGGCACGACGCCGAACACGGCTTCTGTCTCTGGACGTTGGTCGACGCGGACGGCCAGGTGATGGGCTTCACGGGCGCCCAGCCGTGGCCGCGCGAGGACTTCGGTCCGGTCGGCGAGATAGAGATCGGCTGGCGGCTCGGACGGCAGTACTGGGGGAAGGGTTACGTCACCGCCGCGGCCCGCACCACCCTGGAGCGGGTGCGGGCCTCGGGGGTCGGGGTGGTGCACGCGATGGTCAACGCCCGTAACGAGCGCTCGATCGCGGTGACGCGGCGCCTCGGCATGGAGCTCGCGGAGACGTTCACCCTGCCCCGGTCGATGGAGCAGGGGAACCGGTACCGGCTGGATCTCTAG
- a CDS encoding demethylmenaquinone methyltransferase: protein MTRASLDKQPHEVASMFDDVAANYDLTNDVLSLGQDRVWRKAVAKAVDARPAQKILDLAAGTATSSLPFAQAGAYVVPCDFSIGMLKVGKERSPWLPMTGGDATKLPFRDDVFDAVTISFGLRNVQDTDAALRELYRVTKPGGRVVICEFSQPVWKPFRTVYTEYLMRALPPVATAVSSNPDAYVYLAESIRAWPNQPELAAKLQRAGWSSVAWRNLTGGIVALHRGTKPQP, encoded by the coding sequence GTGACCCGCGCATCTCTGGACAAGCAGCCGCACGAAGTCGCCTCGATGTTCGACGACGTGGCGGCGAACTACGACCTCACCAACGACGTGCTCTCCCTCGGGCAGGACCGCGTCTGGCGCAAGGCGGTCGCCAAGGCCGTCGACGCGCGCCCGGCGCAGAAGATCCTCGACCTCGCCGCCGGGACCGCCACCTCGTCGCTCCCCTTCGCGCAGGCCGGTGCGTACGTCGTCCCCTGCGACTTCTCCATCGGCATGCTCAAGGTCGGCAAGGAGCGCAGCCCCTGGCTCCCGATGACGGGCGGCGACGCGACGAAACTCCCGTTCCGCGACGACGTGTTCGACGCCGTCACGATCTCCTTCGGCCTGCGCAACGTCCAGGACACGGACGCCGCGCTGCGCGAGCTGTACCGGGTGACGAAGCCGGGCGGCCGGGTCGTGATCTGCGAGTTCTCGCAGCCGGTCTGGAAGCCTTTCCGTACGGTCTACACCGAGTACCTGATGCGCGCCCTGCCCCCCGTGGCGACCGCGGTGTCGTCCAACCCGGACGCGTACGTCTACCTCGCCGAGTCCATCCGCGCCTGGCCGAACCAGCCGGAGCTGGCGGCGAAGCTGCAGCGGGCCGGCTGGTCGAGCGTCGCGTGGCGCAACCTGACGGGCGGGATCGTCGCGCTGCACCGCGGCACGAAGCCCCAGCCCTAG
- a CDS encoding imidazolonepropionase-like domain-containing protein — translation MLTLHTAEASPEAAVLVDGASVAAIGTYEDLAAAHPDARVRRWPGILVPGLLNPYGLEILEGTYHPDPREADEFGTVPLGGERAREIFRADPSRLGASARRGVQRLLAHGTVAVAGELRARPVVDAVRRAGLGIARRPDRLTGPVSFSPTPLILLPQLAVDGPARFAVFDVPDRAGLVRLGAGTCVATVIGGRLVYRRV, via the coding sequence TTGCTGACACTTCACACCGCCGAGGCCTCTCCGGAGGCCGCGGTGCTGGTCGACGGGGCGTCCGTCGCCGCGATCGGTACGTACGAGGACCTGGCCGCCGCACACCCCGACGCACGGGTGCGCCGGTGGCCGGGCATCCTCGTGCCCGGCCTGCTGAACCCGTACGGGCTCGAGATCCTCGAAGGCACCTACCACCCGGATCCGCGCGAGGCGGACGAGTTCGGCACGGTGCCGCTCGGCGGGGAGCGGGCGCGGGAGATCTTCCGCGCCGACCCGTCCCGGCTCGGCGCCAGCGCCCGCCGGGGCGTCCAGCGGCTGCTCGCCCACGGCACGGTCGCGGTCGCCGGCGAACTGCGCGCGCGCCCCGTGGTGGACGCGGTGCGCCGGGCGGGCCTGGGCATCGCCCGCAGACCCGACCGCCTGACGGGCCCGGTCTCCTTCTCGCCGACACCGCTGATCCTGCTGCCGCAGCTGGCGGTGGACGGCCCGGCACGCTTCGCGGTCTTCGACGTACCCGACCGTGCGGGGCTGGTGCGGCTGGGGGCGGGCACGTGCGTGGCGACGGTGATCGGCGGCCGGCTGGTGTACCGGCGGGTCTGA
- the mqnC gene encoding cyclic dehypoxanthinyl futalosine synthase translates to MTTKADLQSVLDRAAAGGRITPEEALDLYRDAPLHALGAAADAVRRRRYAGTEHIATYIIERNINYTNVCVTACKFCAFYAAPKDTAKGWTRDLDDILRRCAETVELGGTQIMFQGGHHPDFGVEYYEEHFAAIKKAYPQLVIHSLGASEVEHMARISKVSVEEAISRIHTAGLDSFAGAGAELLPERPRKAIAPLKESGERWLEIMETAHGLGVESTSTMLMGTGETNAERIEHLRMIRDVQDRTGGFRAFIPYTYQAENNHLKGRTQATIFEYLRMIAIARIFLDNVAHIQGSWLTTGKEAGQLSLHYGADDLGSIMLEENVVSSAGAKHRSNRMEIIDLIRKAGRVPAQRATTYEHIVVHEDPANDPVDDRVVSHISSTAIEGGTAHPELKLISTN, encoded by the coding sequence GTGACCACGAAGGCCGACCTTCAGTCCGTCCTCGACCGTGCCGCCGCAGGCGGGCGCATCACCCCCGAGGAGGCGCTCGACCTGTACCGCGACGCGCCGCTGCACGCACTGGGTGCGGCGGCCGACGCGGTGCGCCGCCGCCGGTACGCGGGGACCGAGCACATCGCCACGTACATCATCGAGCGGAACATCAACTACACGAACGTCTGCGTGACGGCGTGCAAGTTCTGCGCGTTCTACGCGGCCCCGAAGGACACCGCCAAGGGCTGGACGCGTGACCTGGACGACATCCTGCGCCGGTGCGCGGAGACGGTCGAGCTGGGCGGGACGCAGATCATGTTCCAGGGCGGGCACCACCCGGACTTCGGTGTCGAGTACTACGAAGAGCACTTCGCGGCGATCAAGAAGGCCTACCCCCAGCTGGTGATCCACTCGCTGGGCGCTTCCGAGGTCGAGCACATGGCGCGGATCTCCAAGGTGTCGGTGGAGGAGGCCATCTCGCGCATCCACACGGCGGGCCTGGACTCGTTCGCCGGCGCCGGCGCCGAGCTGCTCCCGGAGCGGCCGCGCAAGGCGATCGCCCCGCTGAAGGAGTCGGGCGAGCGCTGGCTGGAGATCATGGAGACGGCGCACGGCCTGGGCGTCGAGTCGACGTCGACGATGCTGATGGGCACGGGCGAGACGAACGCCGAGCGCATCGAGCACCTGCGGATGATCCGTGACGTGCAGGACCGGACGGGCGGCTTCCGGGCCTTCATCCCGTACACGTACCAGGCCGAGAACAACCACCTCAAGGGCCGTACACAGGCAACGATCTTCGAGTACCTGCGCATGATCGCGATCGCCCGGATCTTCCTCGACAACGTCGCGCACATCCAGGGCTCGTGGCTCACCACGGGCAAGGAGGCGGGCCAGCTGTCGCTGCACTACGGCGCGGACGACCTGGGCTCGATCATGCTGGAGGAGAACGTGGTCTCCTCGGCGGGCGCCAAGCACCGCTCGAACCGGATGGAGATCATCGATCTGATCCGCAAGGCGGGCCGGGTGCCGGCGCAGCGCGCGACGACGTACGAGCACATCGTCGTGCACGAGGACCCGGCGAACGACCCGGTCGACGACCGGGTGGTCTCGCACATCTCGTCCACGGCGATCGAGGGCGGCACGGCCCACCCCGAGCTGAAGCTCATCTCTACCAACTAG